TATAACAAATGCTCCCAAAGAGGCCTAATCCAGCACTACACCGCTACAGCAGACAGCGTGGATATTCCTTGTCTATTGTATTCCGTATCCAGTCGAACGGGAGTCAATATCGCTCCCCAGACCGTAGCTGCTTTAGCTGCCCACCCAAACATTGTCGGTATAAAGGAGGCTAGCGGAGACATCGCTCAGGTCGCTGAAATTGCCCGGCTGGTGCCGGAGGATTTCGCTATTTATTCCGGCAACGATGATATGGTAATACCGATAATGGCGCTAGGCGGTTTAGGCTACATCTCTGTGGTGGCCAATGTTGCCCCTAAGGATTCCATCCGCATGACCAGAAGCTTTCTGGAGGGAAATCTGAGAGAAGCCCGCGACTTGCAGCTTCACCTGAAGAGCTTAATCGACGCCCTCTTTGCCGATGTGAACCCGATTCCAGTAAAGGCCGCCCTTCATCTGATGGGCAAATGCCAACTAGAATATCGGCTGCCTCTGTGTCCACCCAACCGACAAGTCATGGAGCGGATTCGCCATGAAATGACTGTATACGGGCTGATATAGAAAGGAGGCCCCGATGGATATCATCTTACATGGTGCAAAAGGACAGATGGGTGTTTCCCTGGAAGCCCTCATCAGCGAAAGTTCTGACCTGCATATTGCCGCCGGAATTGATCCCCTTATAGATGGCGGCGAAGCCTATCCTGGCTTTAGTCAGCTGGCAGACTGTCCCATACCGGCTCAGGTGATTCTGGATTTTTCCAATCACGCAGCACTGTCAGGCCTGCTGACCTACGCCCTCCAGCGGCAGATTCCTCTGGTTCTGGCTACTACCGCTTTTACAGATGCGGAATATCAAATGGTTCTGGAGGCAGCCAAACAACTTCCTATTTTTCATGCCGCCAATCTGTCCGTCGGCATCCAAAGCGTGGTAAAGGCGCTCCAGGCTCTGGTTCCCCTCTTGGAGCCCGATTTCCATATGGAGATTGTGGAAAAGCATCACAGCCGCAAAGCCGATTCCCCCAGCGGAACAGCCCTCCGGCTGGCGGACACCATCAACGACTGCTGCACCCAGAAGAAGGAATACATATACGGCCGCCACGGTACAGACACCCAAGGCAACATCCGGCAGCTGGGCATTCACGCCATCCGAGGCGGCACCATTGCCGGGGAGCACATCCTTATCTTTGCCGGACCAGATGAACTCATTGAACTCAAGCATACCGCCTTGTCTCGGCGAATTTTTGCCTCAGGAGCCCTGCGAGCAGCCCGTTTCATTGTTGAACAAAACCCTGGTCTATTTTCTATGGCCGACCTAATATAATATAGGATACAAAAATCGGAAAGACTACCATTTATGTTTCCTACTTTCCCACGGTAACCCTAGGTATACAGCTACATAAAGCAGCTATAAATATAAAGGAGATAAGCATATGAACAATATTCAAATCGGAATTTTAGGCTACGGAAACTTGGGCCGAGGCGTTGAACTGGCCATTTCCCAGCAGCCTGATATGGAACTCACCGCCATTTTTACCAGAAGAAATCCCGCTGAAATTCAACCCAGCCTCAGCGGCGTCCCCATTTACAACGTTAAAGACGTGCTGAATTTCAAAAACTCCATTGACGTGATGATTCTCTGCGGAGGCAGCTCTACCGACCTGGATAGCCAAAGTCCCGCCTTCGCCTCTCACTTCAACATCGTGGACAGCTTCGACACCCATCCGGAGATTCCTCGCCACTTCAAATCCGTCAACACCTCAGCTCTGCTGACCAATCACACCGCCATCGTTTCTGCCGGCTGGGACCCAGGCCTTTTTTCCATCAACCGGCTTCTGGCAGAAAGCATCCTGCCCTTGGGTCACAGCTATACTTTCTGGGGAAAAGGCGTCAGCCAAGGCCATTCAGATGCCCTCCGACGCATAGAAGGCGTAGCCAACGCCATCCAGTATACCATTCCCCTGGAATCGGCCATGGAAGCCGTACGGCGGGGAGATGGCCCAGCGTTTACGCCTCGGCAGATGCACACCCGGGAATGCTACGTAGCCCTGCTGCCGGATGCAGACCCGGATACAGTGCGGGACCAAATTGTCCATATGCCTAGCTACTTTGCAGACTATGACACCACTGTTCACTTTGTCAGCCAAGAGGAATTACAAGAAAACCACTACGCCATGCCCCACGGAGGCTTTATCCAGCGAAGCGGAACCACTGGCAGTGACCAGGAAAACTGCCACATCTACGAATTTTCTCTTAAGCTGGATTCCAACCCGCAATTTACGGCCAATGTGCTAGCCTGCTACGCTAGATCCGCCTATCGGCTGGCCGCCGAAGGCTCTTACGGAGCAAAGACGGTATTGGAAATCCCACCAGCCTATCTGTCCAGCCGCTCCATCGAGCAGCTGCGGGCAGAAATCCTCTAGGCTTCCCACTATAGCAAAGACCGGGAGGACCGTCCCATCTTGGGACCGTCCTCCCGGTCTTTTTTCTCTGCCAACTAAAACGGCCTCTTTCACTGATTGCACGCCTTAGCTGCCGTATTTTTTCCCTTATAAATTGGTATACCCCATCAGGTACTGATCCACCGCTTGGGCCGCCTCCCGGCCTTCTCGAATAGCCCACACGACCAGCGACTGGCCTCTGCGCATATCTCCTGCTGCAAAAACCTTGTCCCGGCTAGTGTGATACGACATTTCACCGGTTGATTCCGCCCGCACATTGCTTCTCGGGTCCGTCTCCACTCCGAAAGCCTTAGCAACCTCCAAGTCACAGCCTAAAAATCCGGCGGCGATTAGCACCAAGTCGGCCGGAATAACTTTTTCCGACCCAGAAACCTCTTCCATGGTCATCTGCCCTGTCTTCGGATCTTTTTTCCAGGCCAGCTCTACCAGAACCGCCTCCTTCACCTGACCTTCTTTGTCGCAGATGAATTCCTTGACGGTAGTCTGATATCTCCGCGGATCTGCTCCAAAGACTGCTTTCGCTTCCTCCTGGCCGTAATCCGTCTTAGAGACCTTAGGCCACTGCGGCCACGGATTATCTGCGGCCCGCTGATCCGGCAGTTTCGGCATCATCTCCAACTGAACCACCGACTTGGCTCCCTGACGAATAGCTGTTCCCACGCAATCATTACCCGTATCGCCGCCGCCAATCACCAGTACATTCTGATCCTTTGCCGACAGGTAGGTCCCTTCCTCCAGAAAACTGTCCAGCAGGGCCTTCGTGGTAGAAGACAGAAAATCCACCGCAAAATGGATGCCTTTGCTCTCCCTGCCTGGAACCTGAATATCTCGAGGCCGGGCTGCTCCACAGGCTAGAATCACGCCATCGTATTCCTTGAGCAGCTTCTCTGCCTGCTTTTTACCGGAAATGCTTTCGTTCAAGCGAAAGACCACGCCCTCCGCCTTCATCAAATCAATCCGCCGCTTAACGATGTGTTTCTCCAGCTTCATATTCGGTATACCGTACATGAGCAAGCCTCCTGGCCGGTCACTTTTTTCAAAAACTGTCACCTGGTGGCCCCGCAGATTCAGTTGATCTGCTGCCGCCAGCCCAGCAGGCCCAGAACCGATAACGGCAATTTGCTTGCCAGAGCGTCCAGAAATTTTCCGAGGCTGCATGCTTCGGTTGCTGTAGCCCTCTTCAATGATAGCCAACTCGTTTTCTCGGATGGAGACACCAACACCATTCAACGCACAGGTGCAGGCATTCTCACAAGGAGCCGGACAGACTCTGGCCGTAAACTCCGGGAAATTATTTCGCTTTAGCAGCCGCTTCAAGGCTGCTTGATAGTTTCCGTGATACACAAAGTCATTCCATTCCGGAATTAAGTTATTCAAGGGACAGCCAGAGACCATGCCTCCCAGCGTCATTCCCGACTGACAAAAAGGGACACCACAGTCCATACACCGTGCCCCCTGTTCCATCTGCTCTTCTTTGGACAGGGCAATATGAAATTCATTATAATTCTTAATTCGGTCTAAAGGTTCTAAGGCCTCGCTGGTGCGCCTCTCATATTGTAAAAAGCCTGTTGACATCCCCATTACTGCATCCCTCCTTTTATCTCATAGAACGCTTCAATCTGCGCGGTCTGCTGATCCAGTCCCATCTCCTCATACTTTTGAATCAGTTGAAGCACATTCTTATAGTCATAGGGCATAATTTTCTTAAACAGCGGCAGATATTCGGTAAACTGTTCCAGCACTTCTTTACCTTTGCGGGAATGGGTAACTGCCACATGCTCCTGAATCAGCTGATTCAATTCCAGCACGTCTTCACTTCGGCTGAGGTTTTCCAGGGAAATAATATCCTTGTTCAACTTGGAGTACAGGTCTCCCTTTTCATCCAGCACATAAGCAACACCGCCGGACATACCTGCGGCTAAATTATTTCCCACAGCTCCCAGGATGACCACACGGCCTCCCGTCATGTATTCCAGTCCGTGATCGCCTACGCCTTCCACTACCGCATCTGCTCCCGAATTCCGCACGCAGAACCGTTCGCCGGCTACGCCGCTGAAAAAGGCTTTACCTGAGGTTGCTCCATACAGGGCCACATTTCCGATGATAATGTTTTCATCGTGCTTAAACGTGGATTGGCGGTGAGGATAAACAATAATTTTGCCCCCAGATAGTCCCTTGCCGATATAGTCGTTGCTATCCCCTTCCAACTCCAGTGTCAGACCCTTTGGAATGAAAGCGCCGAAACTCTGTCCGCCATACCCCTTACACTTAATGTAATAGGTGTCCTCCGACAGCTTGCTGCCAAATTCCTTCGTCAGAATGGAGCCAAATAAGGTACCAAAAGCTCGGTCCTGATTGTCAACCTGTACTTCCAGCGTCTTCTTTTCACCCTTTTCCATAGCAGGTTTGAACTCTTTGTACAGAACCGTCATGTCCTTACTTTCTTCCAGTTTGAAATCAAAGTCGTCCCCTTTTTTATGAATGCTGTTGAGCTGTTCTAAGGGTTCTCCCTCTCCTAAGATGGCTTGGATGTCCAAGCCGTAGGCTTCTGGGCCTGCCGATCCGGCCTTTGCTTTTAGTCGGTCCGTTCGGCCCACCATTTCAGCCACGGACTTAAAGCCCAACAAAGCCATGTATTCTCTCAGGTCTTCTGCTATAAAGCGCATAAAGTTAATTACGTGCTCCGGTTTGCCGGTAAATCGCTTTCGCAGTTCTGGATTCTGTGTAGCAATGCCCACCGGACAAGTATCCAGATTGCAGACCCGCATCATGACACAACCCATGGAAATCAGCGGTGCCGTTGCAAATCCAAACTCTTCCGCGCCTAGCAGCGCAGCGATGGCCACTTCTCGGCCGCTCATGAGCTTGCCGTCCGTCTCCAGAACCACCCGGCTTCGAAGGCCGTTCAGTCTCAAGGTTTGATGAGCTTCTGCCAACCCCAGCTCCCAAGGTAGTCCGGCGTTGTATACCGAATTTTTTGGAGCCGCTCCTGTGCCGCCATCATATCCTGAAATCAGAATAACCTGAGCCCCCGCTTTGGCCACGCCTGCGGCGATGGTGCCGACTCCTGCTTCGGATACCAGCTTGACTGAAATCCGAGCTTGAGAATTAGCACACTTGCAATCGTAAATCAGCTGGGCCAGATCTTCAATGGAATAGATATCATGATGAGGCGGCGGCGAGATGAGACCTACACCGGTGGTACTGTGCCGTGTCTTGGCAATCCACGGGTAGACCTTGTCTCCAGGCAGCTGACCGCCTTCTCCGGGCTTAGCCCCCTGTGCCAGCTTAATCTGGATTTCTTCTGCACTGACGAGGTATTCAGAGGTAACCCCAAACCGCCCTGAGGCAACCTGCTTGATTTTACTGCACCGATTGTTACCCTCTGCATCTGGCTGAAAGCGCTCGGCTTCCTCGCCGCCTTCGCCGCTGTTAGATTTTCCCTTTAGCTTGTTCATGGCGATAGCCATGGTCTCATGGGCCTCCTGGGAGATGGAACCGTAAGACATGGCCCCGGTCTTAAACCGCCGAACAATGGAATCGACACTTTCTACTTGCTCCAGTGGAATCGCCTTTTGACTCAGGTCAAAGTCCATCAGACTTCGCAGATGAGCCGCCCCCATCTCTTCATTAATCAGCTTGGTATATTCCTTAAAAAGACCGTAATCCCCAGTGCGCACAGCCTGTTGGAGCAGATGAATGGTCTGAGGGTTATATAAGTGTTCTTCTCCTCCGCTTCGAACCTTGTGACCGCCCAAGCTGTCCAGCACACTGTCTTGGTTCAGCCCCAGGGGATCAAAGGCCCTGGAATGCCGTTGGTTCACTTGTTTTTCAATTTGTTCCAGGGTGATTCCACCTACCCGGCTCACCGTATTGGTGAAATAACGGTCAATGACCGCTCTGCTGATGCCTACACCCTCAAATATTTGGGCTCCCTGATAGGATTGAACCGTGGAGATGCCCATCTTAGAGGCAATTTTGACGATGCCATGGAGAATGCCCTCGGTATAGTCGTGAATCGCTGCGTAATAATCCTTTTCCAGGATATTCTCCTCTACCATCTGCTTGATGGTATCCTGAGCCAGATACGGGTTGATGGCACTGGCCCCGTACCCCAGCAAGGTAGCAAAGTGATGGACTTCTCTAGGCTCTCCGCTTTCCAAAACCAGAGATAAAGCCATCCTCTTGCGGTTTCGCACCAGATGCTGCTGCACGGCAGAAACAGCCAGCAGAGACGGAATCGGCACGCTGTACTCGTCCACATCTCTGTCTGAGAGAATGATAATATTTGCCCCGTCCTTTAAGCATCGATCAACCTGAACAAATACATTGTCAATAGCCTTTTCCAGTGAAGTACCCTTATAATAATTGATGGAGACCGTGGCTACTTTAAAGCCTTCCGCCTTCATGTTTTTGATTTTCATAAAGTCTGTGTTAGTCAAAATCGGATTTCGCACAGACAGCAGGCGGCAGTTCTCTGGTACATCGTGGAGCAGATTGCCGTCCTTGCCCAGATAACTGTAGGTAGACGTAACAATCTCCTCCCGGATGGCGTCAATCGGGGGATTGGTTACTTGCGCAAACAACTGCTTGAAATAGTTGAACAGCGGCGGGTATTTTTCTGACAAAGCCGCCAGCGGTGTATCTGCTCCCATGGCAATGACCGGTTCATTGCCCGACAGGGCCATCGGTCTCAAATAGTCGATGACGTCTTCATAGGAATAGCCAAAGGCCTTCTGCATCCGCGACAATTCCTGATCTTTGTAAGAAAGCACTTTCTGGTTGGGTATGGACAGTTCTTTCAGCTGTACCATATTGTTTGCCAGCCATTCCCCGTAAGGCTGACTGCCAGCATAATAGTCTTTTACATCCTGATCGTTGAGGAGCTTGCCGGCTTTCGTATCCACCAGCAACATCCGGCCTGGCCGCAGCCGTTCTTTCACTTCAATTTCCTCCGGCGGCAGATCTAAAACGCCTACTTCGGAGGAGAGAATCAAATTACCATCCTTGGTGATGTAATACCGGGAAGGTCGCAGACCGTTTCGATCCAATACCGCCCCCACCAGGTCTCCGTCACTGAATACAATAGAGGCTGGTCCATCCCATGGTTCCATCATCGTGCCGTGGTAACGGTAAAAGTCCTTCTTCTTGCGGCTCATATTTTTGTCGTTGCTCCAAGGCTCTGGGATACACAGCATGACAGCTTTTGGAAAGTCCATCCCTGCCATGTATAAAAATTCCAGGGTATTGTCCAGCATAGCTGAATCAGACCCCCACCGAGGAACGACAGGCAGCACTCGATAAAAGTCTTCTCCTAAGGCATCGGAGTGCATGTTTTCCTCTCTGGACAGCATCTTATTTACATTGCCTCGAATGGTGTTAATTTCCCCGTTATGGACCATATACCGGTTGGGGTGAGCCTTTTCCCAAGAGGGCATGGTATTAGTAGAAAATCGGGAGTGTACGATGGCAATAGCGGAAACAAAGTCCTTGTCCTGCAAATCCAGATAGAACTGTCTCAGTTGATGAACTAAAAACATGCCTTTATAAACGATGGTTCGGCTGGACAGCGAACAGACATAGGTGCCGCTGCCTTCCCCTTCACTGCTATTTTCAAAAATCCGTCGGGCTACATACAGTTTCCGGTCGAATTCCAGTCCTGGTTTCAGATTTCTAGGTCTGCCAACAAAAGCCTGATAGATGGCCGGTTTGCATTCCAGGGCCCGCAGCCCCAGCGCGCTGTCACAGGTAGGTACCTGCCTCCAGCCTAAGAACGGAAGGCCTTCCTTTTCTACGATGACCTCAAAGCGCTTTTTTATTTGGTTTCGCAGCAGTTCCTGTTGGGGCAGGAAAAACATACCCACGGCAAAATCCCCGTTGGAGGGAAAGTCCAAGTGCTTCACTTGCTTGACAAAAAAACTGTGGGGAATTTGAGTAAGAATACCTACACCGTCTCCCGTCTCTCCGGTTGCATCCTTCCCAGCTCGATGTTCCAACCGTTCTACGATGGTCAGCGCATCCTCTACGGTCTGATGGCTCTTCAAGCCCTTGATGTTGACAGCTGCCCCAATACCGCAGTTGTCGTGCTCAAAGTTCTCATGGTATAAGCTTTCCCTTCTGGATTCCTTTCCGGCTACAGCCTGTCTATCTCCCTGTTTCATCTCTCCACGTCCTTCCGTTATGCGCATATCATGTATAATTTTCCAATTTATCAGTAAATTCTTACCCTATGCTCTATTTGATAATTTTCGTTAAATTTTCAGACAATTCCTAAAAATACTTTACTATTTTATACCCTAATAACCAATTTAGTCAACCATTTTTGTGTTCTTGTAACAATTTTTTATTTATTTTTCTCTTTTTTTCAGGCAGTCTGGGCTTTCAACTTGCCTTTTTAATGCTTATTGAAATCCCCTAAAAATTTGCTTTAAATTTTTCTTCCACTATTTATGCAGTTTTTCTGTATTTTCTAACAAACTTTTTTTTGAAAAGTTATTGACAGATACAGAAAAGTTTAGTATACTCACACCTATCGATTAGCAAAGGCGCTGCGAGTGAAAACTCGTAGTGCCTTTTTTCATAACGTAGGCAATATGATTGTTAACCAGTCCGGCTCCTTACATTCAGCCTATGTGAAAAAGAAAGGGAGGATATACCCATGAATAAGATTTCTGCCCTGTTTGGCAGCATGGTCTTCAACGATGCCATCATGAGAGAAAAATTGCCAAATGATACGTATAAGGCGCTACAGTCCCACATTGACCAGGGTACCCCCCTGTCTATGGAGACCGCCAATGTCATCGCCAGCGCCATGAAAGATTGGGCCCTGGAGCATGGAGCAACTCATTTCACTCACTGGTTCCAGCCCATGACTGGCATTACCGCAGAAAAACACGATAGCTTTATCTCGCCCACAGCCGGCGGCGGCATCGTGATGAACTTTTCCGGTAAGGAATTGATTAAAGGCGAGCCGGATGCCTCCAGTTTTCCTTCCGGCGGGATTCGCGCTACCTTTGAAGCCCGGGGCTACACCAACTGGGATCCCAGCTCCTACGCCTTCATCAAGGAAAACACCCTCTGCATTCCTACCGCCTTCTGCTCCTACGGAGGAGAAGCTTTAGATAAAAAGACTCCTCTGCTTCGGTCCATGGAGGCCATTGAAAAGCAGGCGCTGCGGGTGCTGCACCTGCTGGGCAAAGAATCCGTACGACGAATTACCACCACCGTAGGCCCTGAGCAAGAGTATTTTCTGGTTTCCAAAGAGTTGTATGAAAAGCGGAAGGACCTAATTTACTGCGGACGGACTCTCCTAGGTGCCAAACCGCCAAAAAGACAGGAGCTGGAAGATCATTACTTCGGTGCCATCAAACCGAAAGTGAATGACTTCATGGAAGAGCTGGACCAGGAGCTGTGGAAATTAGGGGTCTTAGCGAACACCGAACACAACGAAGTTGCTCCGGCGCAGCACGAACTGGCCCCAATCTTCGCCAGTGCCAACGTGGCCGCCGACCACAACCAACTGACCATGGAAATGATGAAGAAAGTTGCAGGCAAGCACGGCTTGGTCTGCCTGCTCCATGAAAAGCCTTTTGCTGGCATCAATGGCAGCGGCAAACACATCAACTGGTCTCTGGCTACAGACAGCGGAGAGAACCTGCTAAAACCGGGTAAAAAACCGATTGAAAATATTTCCTTCCTGCTCTTCCTCAGCGCTGTCATCCAGGCTGTAGATCAGTACCAAGATTTGCTGCGGGTCTCCGTGGCCAGCCCTAGCAACGACCATCGATTAGGCGGAAACGAGGCACCACCGGCCATTATTTCGATTTTTCTCGGGGACGACCTGCTGGAAGTGTTAGAAGCCGTTCAGGAGGGAAAGACGGAAGTTCCGCCTAAAAACCGCCAGATGGGTATCGGCGTTCAAGTCTTGCCAGACTTTAAGAAGGACACCACCGACCGAAACCGGACCTCTCCATTCGCCTTTACTGGCGGACGCTTTGAATTCCGTATGCCGGGTTCCACCACTTCGGTGTCTTGTCCGACTTACATGATTAACACGATTGTAGCTGATGCCCTCATGAACATCGCTGACAAGCTGGAAGGCTCCTCAAACATAGAACACGATGCACTGAACCTGGTGCGGGATATCTACCAGAATCATAAGCGGATTATTTTCAACGGCAACAATTATTCCGAGGAATGGGTAACTGAAGCAGAACGCCGCGGTTTGCTTCACCTAAAATCCGCCATGGATGCCTGCCCGCACTTTACCGATCAGAAAAATCTGGACCTTTTTGAACGGCAGCATGTTCTCACTCCAGTGGAAGCCATGGCCAGACAGGAAATCCTCTATGACGAATACTGCAAACTGATTAATATTGAAGCCCTGACCATGCTGGATATGGTCAACAAAGACATCCTTCCTGCGGTGCTGATTTACGTGAAGGATCTGTCCGAGGTGGTTCAAAGCAAGCAGGCAATTTCTGAAGATGTCCCATACGAGATGGAAAAGAATCTTATCCAGAGTCTGTCTGCAGCCTGTGATTCCCTGTACAAGAAAGCCATCACCCTGGATCAGCATCTGTTGGAAGTCAGCTCCATGGAGGATACCAGAGAAGCTGCCGAATATTTCTGTCAGACGATTATTCCAGTTATGAAGGAAATGCGGGTAGTCACCGATGAACTGGAAACGATTACAGCAGCCAAATACTGGCCGATGCCGACTTATGGGTCGCTGCTCTTTAGCTAGGAACTGCGCTTATAGCCGCCTTTCACCCTAGGATTGAATTGTTCGGATGCACCTGGCGTTCAAAAAGTTTTCTTGCTCTTGAGCTCCAGGTATGCTACAATACTTTTTTTAAAACCAGTGTATAGTAGCTCGATAAAAGTTGCCAACCAAAGGAGGTGTTCCCCTTGCAGAACATTTTGCTGGTCACCAGAAATACGAAAAGTAAAGACGCTCTTTTGAATTACTTGGAGCAGGACGAAAATCGGCAAGTTCAAACAGCCAACAGTGTAGAAACCGGAAAGCAAAAGTTGGCTGCATCGACTTTCGATTTAATCATCGTCAACTACCCCCTAGACTCCAATACAGATGCCTCTTTTTCCATCTACTGTGCCCAGAACACCTCCGCTGGAGTCATCGCCCTGCTGAAAAGCCGGGAAATCGATGCCCTCTCCGAACGTCTGGAAAAATACGGTATTATTGTCATCAACAAGCCCATTCTCAAAGTGGTGCTGAATCAGGCCATCAAGTTTGCGGAGTTATCCAAGAATCGAGTCCAGACTCTCAACCAGGAGAACCTCAAATTGCAGGATCAGATTGTTCAGATGAAGCTGGTAAACCGAGCCAAATGGGTCTTAATTCAGTATCTGAATATGACTGAAAATCAAGCTCATAAATACATTGAACAGCAGGCTATGGAACGACGCCTGCCTAAAAAAAAGATTGCTGCCCGCATATTAAAGATGTACGGAGGAGATTGACCAATCGTCAATCCCTTCCGTACATCTTTGCTTTCCCCTATTCTTTTAGCCCAACTTTTTGATTTCCCGGCGAAGTCTGGTGATAATCTTCTTCTCCAGCCTCGATATGTAGGACTGAGAAATGCCCATCTTATCGGCTACCTCCTTTTGCGTCATCTCTCGGCCGCTGATGAGGCCAAAGCGCATCTCCATAATCTGCTTTTCCCGGTGATTCAGCTTCTTTAAGGCATAGATCAACAGCTTGCGGTTGACCTCCTCTTCGATGTGACCGTAGACAATGTCGTTTTCCGTGCCCAAAATGTCCGAAAGCAGCAGTTCATTTCCGTCCCAGTCTACATTTAGCGGTTCATCAAAAGATACCTCACTTTTCAGCTTGTTATTTCGCCGGATATACATGAGAATTTCATTTTCAATGCACCGGGAAGCATAGGTGGCCAGCTTGATATTCCGCTCGGAGTTAAAGGTGTTCACCGCCTTAATCAAGCCAATGGTGCCGATAGAAATCAAATCTTCAATGTTAATTTTAGATCCTTCAAACTTCTTGGCGATGTAGACCACCAACCGCAAATTTCGCTCAATAAGCAGCGCTCTGGCATCCTCACTACCTTTGGAAAAAGATTCTAACAGCTCCTTTTCTTCCTGACTGTTGAGAGGCGGCGGCAGGACCTCGCTTCCTCCAATGTAGAAAATATCCTGAGGCTTTTCTCCCTTCAGCCGTCCCCGCTGCCGCAAGACAGACCACAGCCGCCCCTGTATCCACTGCTTTACCTTCTGTAATATCGTCCTACTCATGATGCAATTCCCCCCATTAAAAAGTCTTTACTCAACAGTATCTCATACGTTTCTTCTTCACCCAGCCGGCAAAACTCCCGGTCGTATACCGCCACCACGACGCTGCCTAGGTTTCTTCCCTCCACTCGGGCGTTATCTACCCGATACCCCTCCAAAAGTCCATGGGAAACGCCAATGGAGTTGTAGGGAATCAGACAGTATCGTCGACTTAAATCGGCATCTTCCAGCTGTTTTAACTGTGCTGCTGCTCCCTTACTGATAACCACCACCGCCTTTCCTGACAAAGGTTCCCGCAGAAAATTTCCTGAATCAATCAAGGCCCGGTGAACCAGCTGGTGTCCCCCTATTTCTATGATTACCTCTGTAAAAATTCGTTCTCGCAGTTGCTTGACGGCCATGACCCGAGAAAAAGCCAACACCAACAGCCAAGAAACCACCGCTCCAAAAGCCACATTTACATATCCGATATCTCCTATGTATAAGACTGCATTACTGGTCATACCGGAGATTCTGGTCAGATACAGCAGAAGGATGGTCATGCCACCCATAAAAGCCGAGACCAGATAGATGAGCACCATAGCCCGAAAAATTTTCTTATGAAAGACCACCCAAGCCAGCAAGGCAGAAAACAGCAGCTTCACCAAGGTTCCCATACCCATGCCCAAATTAGGCACAAATAAAATGAAGGAAAAGAGGCCGCAGAGAACGCCTCCAGCGGCCAACCGTTTTTTACTTGTCACCAAGCCTGCTATCTTTCCAGCTAAGTGTAAAATCAGCAGTCCCATGAGAAAGTTCTCCATAAATAAGTATTCTCCGTAAACTTCCACGCAAAAAACCCCCCTTGTCTGCTACATCATACTTGATTATAGCCCGGACAAGGGGGGACAAATTGTCATATTCAAATGTCGAATAATAAATTTAATTTCTGCTATTTTACTGCTTTCTTAGCTGTTTCGCACAGTTGTGTGAACGCTGGAGCATCGTAGATAGCCATTTCAGCCAACATCTTTCTATTGATTTCGATACCAGACTT
The genomic region above belongs to Aminipila butyrica and contains:
- a CDS encoding sigma-E processing peptidase SpoIIGA yields the protein MEVYGEYLFMENFLMGLLILHLAGKIAGLVTSKKRLAAGGVLCGLFSFILFVPNLGMGMGTLVKLLFSALLAWVVFHKKIFRAMVLIYLVSAFMGGMTILLLYLTRISGMTSNAVLYIGDIGYVNVAFGAVVSWLLVLAFSRVMAVKQLRERIFTEVIIEIGGHQLVHRALIDSGNFLREPLSGKAVVVISKGAAAQLKQLEDADLSRRYCLIPYNSIGVSHGLLEGYRVDNARVEGRNLGSVVVAVYDREFCRLGEEETYEILLSKDFLMGGIAS
- a CDS encoding ANTAR domain-containing response regulator translates to MQNILLVTRNTKSKDALLNYLEQDENRQVQTANSVETGKQKLAASTFDLIIVNYPLDSNTDASFSIYCAQNTSAGVIALLKSREIDALSERLEKYGIIVINKPILKVVLNQAIKFAELSKNRVQTLNQENLKLQDQIVQMKLVNRAKWVLIQYLNMTENQAHKYIEQQAMERRLPKKKIAARILKMYGGD
- the sigE gene encoding RNA polymerase sporulation sigma factor SigE, which encodes MSRTILQKVKQWIQGRLWSVLRQRGRLKGEKPQDIFYIGGSEVLPPPLNSQEEKELLESFSKGSEDARALLIERNLRLVVYIAKKFEGSKINIEDLISIGTIGLIKAVNTFNSERNIKLATYASRCIENEILMYIRRNNKLKSEVSFDEPLNVDWDGNELLLSDILGTENDIVYGHIEEEVNRKLLIYALKKLNHREKQIMEMRFGLISGREMTQKEVADKMGISQSYISRLEKKIITRLRREIKKLG